Proteins encoded in a region of the Triticum dicoccoides isolate Atlit2015 ecotype Zavitan chromosome 3A, WEW_v2.0, whole genome shotgun sequence genome:
- the LOC119270647 gene encoding DNA-directed RNA polymerase V subunit 1-like isoform X1, with protein sequence MEAGDDPAFVAEGTVTSIRLTVASNQEIVKAQPMKEEFPVTHPSQLAGNPALGLPLQLGHCDSCGATDLAKCEGHFGFIKLPVSVYHPSHITELTKILNMICFSCLQFKNCKKQKSVEKESNFTSCSYCQDLPPIHVAKVKKSNGALTLELRVPSRKELEEGFWSFLDQFGFHTKGSSHCRRLFAEEVRKIMEKISEKTRRQIAAKGYILQDGFVMSNLPVPPNCLRAYNVLDETIMCSPDASTNLLRKIVLNVHRINNSRVGPPTFKEHEVEADDLQLAIADYIKHAGTARGPQDITFKSLPATKQWQQKMKALCISKSSSFSCRGVITGDPYIPMNVVGVPDEVARRMSVEERVTDYNIAQLQGMMDRGLCLTHEDANSITHSLDVGKANKKRTILKVGETVNRRILDGDAVFVNRPPSTDKHSVQAMYVRVHTDHTIKINPLICGPLGADFDGDCVHIFFPRSVSARAEAIELFTVEKQLVSSHNAKLNFQLKNDCLLALKKMSARKYSRMEANELINAMFTAGLIPMKRLSGGPEWSFAQILETVLPQENKILIRDLVAGTITISSVLSMKNPREAIEFLNLLQPLLMESLFTDGFSVSLRDFNVQNPIPQTIQHQTLDLDKLRKPIVDFITSSDIRFLVDQKRDSAMTKVVEQIGFLGHQLQRNGRLYSGSLVEDCVSKSLSKCGSSTNGCHPLEAHGFVRNSFCNGLNPYEDLLHSISAREKTIRASKGLVEPGVLFKNMMAMLRDVVACYDGTIRNSCGNSVVKFDSTDSSSSVTPGDPVGILAATAVTNAAYKAVLDPNQNNMASWDSMKEVLLTRAGSRNENDQKIILYLNKCSCGNNFCMERASLAVQACLKRTKVEDCATEFSIHYQQQNIQATHCLVGHIHLDKKQLDEMNISMQGILQKCQEEIYRCGKKKGQVNQLMKRVVISSEYMCYQDADDEEQVSCLQFFLTKSVTTQSESSARVVQLMANTISPILLDTIIKGDPRVQEVNIIWVEPQDTCWVQNSGTEQKGELALVITMDKDSTGESGDVWGTAMDACIPVMDLIDTTRSVPYSIQGVREGFGISSAFGRVTQHLSKAVGMVTKSVLEEHLTTVASSMTCTGNLHGFNSYGYKATFKALKIQAPFMKATLARPLQCFEEGAEKVYSDQLDSVVSTCSWGNPAPIGTGSAFKIHWNDENMLAGNENLGGYGLYEFLTDVETTRATEDNIIVPYGSCLYDVDNLEEDEIEEDGVLCLGGNSPISWTDRPKANLLLHDLQGWRAEQGHQKVPAANWQHGKHVATESSATGGWNQSSSTTKVYQRRQRNSNWSSDVMQQDGNPSWNKAYVAGPSNTAITGPTSGTSGWNQSRSTTKVYQRRQRDGNWTSDATQEDGNPSWKKANVASQGNFAITGPSSSGGWSRKTNNVGRGRGGGRGAVWKSEGSHRGGNSRWKAQRVNTTSAPNFHISGPSNYGGRNIKTGNLGPSRGRGPAWRSKGPNRGGSNSGQQGSSNFTLAEQQIHAQVDPIMKEVKRIIRESRDGIKLSGDDEKFIVENILMYHPEKEKKMAGNNNYIMVAKHQKFHSSRCLYVASSDGPPTDFSYKKCLENMIRIHYPHEASSFCRKYFQ encoded by the exons ATGGAGGCCGGCGATGACCCTGCGTTCGTCGCGGAGGGCACCGTCACCAGCATCAGGCTCACCGTCGCCTCAAACCAGGAGATC GTGAAGGCGCAGCCGATGAAGGAGGAGTTCCCGGTGACGCACCCGAGCCAGCTGGCCGGGAACCCGGCGCTGGGCCTGCCGCTGCAGCTCGGCCACTGCGACTCCTGCGGCGCCACCGACCTCGCCAAGTGTGAAG GTCATTTCGGGTTCATCAAGCTGCCCGTGTCCGTCTACCACCCAAGCCATATCACCGAGCTGACGAAGATACTCAACATGATCTGCTTCAGCTGCCTCCAGTTCAAGAACTGCAAG AAACAgaaaagtgtggaaaaggagagcaACTTCACCTCATGTTCATACTGTCAG GATCTCCCACCAATCCATGTTGCAAAAGTCAAGAAATCCAATGGAGCCCTTACCTTGGAGCTGAGAGTGCCATCCAGGAAAGAACTGGAAGAGGGATTTTGGAGCTTCCTCGATCAATTTGGCTTTCACACGAAGGGCAGCTCTCACTGCCGTCGTTTATTCGCAGAAGAG GTTCGGAAAATAATGGAGAAGATCTCTGAAAAAACAAGAAGGCAGATTGCTGCTAAGGGATATATTCTTCAGGATGGATTTGTGATGAGCAATCTCCCTGTTCCACCAAACTGCCTCCGCGCTTACAATGTTTTAGATGAAACAATCATGTGCTCTCCG GATGCCTCCACAAACCTGCTGAGGAAAATCGTACTCAACGTACATAGAATCAACAACTCAAGGGTTGGCCCCCCAACCTTCAAAGAACATGAGGTGGAAGCAGATGATCTTCAGCTTGCCATTGCTGACTACATCAAGCATGCAGGAACAGCAAGG GGTCCTCAAGATATCACCTTTAAAAGTCTGCCTGCAACAAAACAATGGCAGCAAAAGATGAAGGCACTCTGCATCAGCAAGAGCTCAAGCTTCTCATGCCGTGGTGTGATCACGGGTGACCCATACATTCCTATGAATGTGGTAGGAGTTCCTGATGAAGTAGCAAGACGAATGTCGGTAGAAGAGCGTGTGACAGACTACAACATTGCTCAGCTGCAAGGCATGATGGATAGAGGTCTTTGCCTGACACATGAAGATGCTAATTCTATCACGCACTCCTTGGATGTGGGGAAAGCAAATAAGAAACGGACCATACTAAAGGTTGGTGAAACGGTCAACCGGAGAATTCTGGATGGAGATGCGGTATTTGTCAACAGGCCACCAAGCACCGACAAGCACTCAGTCCAAGCAATGTATGTCCGTGTACATACTGACCACACCATCAAGATCAACCCACTCATATGTGGCCCACTTGGAGCAGATTTTGATGGCGACTGTGTCCACATTTTCTTCCCAAGGTCAGTGTCAGCAAGGGCTGAAGCTATAGAGCTCTTCACGGTGGAGAAGCAGCTGGTCAGCTCTCACAATGCAAAGCTGAATTTTCAGCTCAAGAATGATTGCTTACTAGCTTTAAAGAAAATGTCTGCTAGAAAGTATTCCAGAATGGAGGCCAATGAACTTATAAATGCAATGTTCACGGCAGGGTTGATTCCCATGAAGCGACTATCAGGTGGACCAGAGTGGAGTTTCGCTCAGATTCTAGAGACAGTACTACCACAGGAAAATAAAATATTAATCAGAGACTTGGTTGCTGGCACTATTACCATCTCATCAGTTCTGTCCATGAAGAATCCAAGGGAGGCCATAGAATTTCTGAATCTTCTGCAGCCCCTACTAATGGAATCATTATTTACTGATGGTTTCAGCGTAAGCCTGAGAGACTTCAATGTCCAGAATCCAATACCACAGACAATACAGCATCAGACACTTGATCTTGACAAGTTACGGAAACCAATTGTGGACTTCATTACTTCTTCTGACATTCGCTTCTTGGTTGACCAAAAGAGAGATTCAGCCATGACCAAAGTAGTGGAGCAGATTGGTTTCTTGGGACATCAGCTGCAGCGCAACGGAAGATTATATTCTGGCAGCTTGGTAGAGGATTGCGTATCCAAGTCGCTAAGCAAGTGCGGCAGCAGCACCAATGGTTGCCATCCTTTGGAGGCACATGGTTTTGTCAGGAACTCATTTTGCAATGGACTGAACCCATATGAGGACCTACTCCATTCAATATCTGCAAGGGAGAAGACAATACGCGCATCTAAAGGACTTGTGGAGCCGGGCGTTCTCTTCAAGAACATGATGGCAATGCTCCGAGATGTTGTAGCATGCTATGATGGAACCATAAGAAACTCGTGCGGAAATTCAGTTGTCAAGTTTGACTCGACAGACTCATCCAGTTCTGTGACACCAGGAGATCCCGTTGGTATCTTGGCAGCCACTGCAGTTACGAATGCTGCATACAAGGCAGTGTTAGACCCAAATCAGAATAACATGGCCTCATGGGACTCAATGAAG GAAGTACTACTTACAAGAGCTGGCTCTAGGAATGAAAATGACCAAAAAATAATTTTGTATCTGAACAAATGCTCCTGCGGCAATAATTTTTGCATGGAAAGAGCATCGCTCGCAGTTCAAGCCTGCTTAAAGAGGACCAAAGTAGAAGACTGTGCTACTGAGTTCTCAATCCA TTATCAACAACAAAATATTCAAGCAACACATTGTCTTGTTGGCCACATTCACCTTGACAAG AAGCAACTGGATGAAATGAACATAAGTATGCAAGGTATTCTTCAGAAATGCCAGGAAGAAATATATAGATGCGGAAAGAAGAAGGGGCAGGTGAATCAACTTATGAAGAGAGTTGTGATCTCAAG CGAATATATGTGCTACcaggatgcagatgacgaagaacaGGTCTCCTGTTTGCAGTTTTTCCTGACAAAAAGTGTCACCACACAATCTGAATCTTCTGCGCGAGTTGTCCAGTTGATGGCCAATACCATTTCTCCTATACTCCTGGACACAATCATAAAAG GTGATCCACGAGTTCAGGAGGTGAACATAATATGGGTTGAACCACAAGACACGTGTTGGGTCCAGAACTCCGGTACAGAGCAGAAGGGCGAACTGGCGCTGGTAATCACAATGGATAAAGACTCAACTGGGGAGAGTGGTGATGTCTGGGGAACAGCAATGGATGCATGCATCCCTGTGATGGATCTGATCGACACTACCAGGTCTGTGCCCTACAGCATCCAAGGAGTTCGGGAAGGGTTTGGAATTTCCTCTGCCTTTGGTCGAGTCACACAG CACCTTTCCAAGGCAGTTGGAATGGTTACAAAATCAGTTCTTGAAGAACACCTGACTACTGTTGCAAGCAGCATGACCTGCACAGGTAACTTGCATGGCTTCAACAGCTATGGTTACAAGGCCACATTCAAGGCCCTCAAGATACAGGCACCCTTCATGAAGGCTACACTCGCT AGGCCATTGCAATGCTTCGAGGAGGGTGCAGAGAAGGTCTATTCTGATCAGTTGGATAGTGTTGTGTCTACCTGCTCTTGGGGCAATCCTGCACCAATTGGGACCGGTTCAGCCTTCAAAATCCACTGGAATGATGAGAACATG TTAGCAGGCAATGAGAACCTTGGAGGGTATGGTTTATATGAATTCCTCACAGACGTAGAAACAACAAGAGCCACTGAAGATAATATAATTGTTCCATACGGTTCCTGCTTGTATGATGTTGACAACCTTGAAGAAGATGAAATCGAAGAGGATGGAGTCTTATGTTTGGGAGGAAACAGTCCAATCTCTTGGACAGACAGGCCAAAAGCAAATCTCCTGTTGCATGATCTTCAAGGTTGGAGGGCTGAACAAGGGCACCAAAAGGTGCCAGCTGCAAATtggcaacatggtaaacatgtcgcCACAGAGTCAAGTGCCACTGGTGGATGGAACCAGAGCAGTTCTACCACGAAAGTTTATCAGAGAAGGCAACGTAATAGTAATTGGAGCTCAGATGTAATGCAACAAGATGGTAACCCAAGTTGGAACAAAGCATATGTGGCAGGCCCGAGCAACACTGCCATTACAGGGCCAACAAGCGGCACTAGTGGATGGAATCAGAGCAGATCTACCACGAAAGTGTATCAGAGAAGGCAGCGAGATGGTAATTGGACCTCAGATGCAACACAAGAAGATGGTAACCCAAGTTGGAAGAAAGCAAATGTGGCAAGCCAGGGCAACTTTGCCATTACAGGTCCATCTAGCTCTGGTGGATGGAGTAGAAAGACCAATAATGTTGGTAGAGGTCGAGGTGGTGGTAGAGGTGCAGTGTGGAAATCAGAGGGATCACACCGTGGAGGTAACAGTAGGTGGAAAGCCCAAAGAGTCAATACCACAAGCGCCCCGAACTTCCACATTTCAGGACCATCCAACTATGGTGGACGGAACATCAAGACCGGCAATCTTGGCCCAAGCCGTGGCAGAGGACCAGCATGGAGATCAAAGGGACCAAACCGGGGAGGTAGCAATAGTGGACAACAAGGGAGTTCAAACTTTACACTAGCGGAACAGCAGATCCATGCACAAGTTGATCCAATCATGAAAGAAGTAAAGAGGATCATCCGTGAATCAAG GGATGGCATCAAGCTTTCTGGAGATGATGAGAAGTTCATTGTTGAAAATATTCTCATGTACCACCCAGAGAAGGAAAAGAAGATGGCAGGGAATAACAATTACATAATG GTTGCTAAGCATCAAAAGTTCCATAGCTCCAGGTGCTTGTACGTCGCATCCTCAGATGGCCCTCCTACAGATTTCTCCTACAAGAAGTGCCTAGAGAACATGATCAGGATTCACTACCCACATGAAGCAAGTTCATTCTGCAGAAAGTACTTCCAGTGA
- the LOC119270647 gene encoding DNA-directed RNA polymerase V subunit 1-like isoform X2, with protein METAMEAGDDPAFVAEGTVTSIRLTVASNQEIVRNCHAFLLLFHSNQSWPLRRLLPLLLHSRTAGHFGFIKLPVSVYHPSHITELTKILNMICFSCLQFKNCKKQKSVEKESNFTSCSYCQDLPPIHVAKVKKSNGALTLELRVPSRKELEEGFWSFLDQFGFHTKGSSHCRRLFAEEVRKIMEKISEKTRRQIAAKGYILQDGFVMSNLPVPPNCLRAYNVLDETIMCSPDASTNLLRKIVLNVHRINNSRVGPPTFKEHEVEADDLQLAIADYIKHAGTARGPQDITFKSLPATKQWQQKMKALCISKSSSFSCRGVITGDPYIPMNVVGVPDEVARRMSVEERVTDYNIAQLQGMMDRGLCLTHEDANSITHSLDVGKANKKRTILKVGETVNRRILDGDAVFVNRPPSTDKHSVQAMYVRVHTDHTIKINPLICGPLGADFDGDCVHIFFPRSVSARAEAIELFTVEKQLVSSHNAKLNFQLKNDCLLALKKMSARKYSRMEANELINAMFTAGLIPMKRLSGGPEWSFAQILETVLPQENKILIRDLVAGTITISSVLSMKNPREAIEFLNLLQPLLMESLFTDGFSVSLRDFNVQNPIPQTIQHQTLDLDKLRKPIVDFITSSDIRFLVDQKRDSAMTKVVEQIGFLGHQLQRNGRLYSGSLVEDCVSKSLSKCGSSTNGCHPLEAHGFVRNSFCNGLNPYEDLLHSISAREKTIRASKGLVEPGVLFKNMMAMLRDVVACYDGTIRNSCGNSVVKFDSTDSSSSVTPGDPVGILAATAVTNAAYKAVLDPNQNNMASWDSMKEVLLTRAGSRNENDQKIILYLNKCSCGNNFCMERASLAVQACLKRTKVEDCATEFSIHYQQQNIQATHCLVGHIHLDKKQLDEMNISMQGILQKCQEEIYRCGKKKGQVNQLMKRVVISSEYMCYQDADDEEQVSCLQFFLTKSVTTQSESSARVVQLMANTISPILLDTIIKGDPRVQEVNIIWVEPQDTCWVQNSGTEQKGELALVITMDKDSTGESGDVWGTAMDACIPVMDLIDTTRSVPYSIQGVREGFGISSAFGRVTQHLSKAVGMVTKSVLEEHLTTVASSMTCTGNLHGFNSYGYKATFKALKIQAPFMKATLARPLQCFEEGAEKVYSDQLDSVVSTCSWGNPAPIGTGSAFKIHWNDENMLAGNENLGGYGLYEFLTDVETTRATEDNIIVPYGSCLYDVDNLEEDEIEEDGVLCLGGNSPISWTDRPKANLLLHDLQGWRAEQGHQKVPAANWQHGKHVATESSATGGWNQSSSTTKVYQRRQRNSNWSSDVMQQDGNPSWNKAYVAGPSNTAITGPTSGTSGWNQSRSTTKVYQRRQRDGNWTSDATQEDGNPSWKKANVASQGNFAITGPSSSGGWSRKTNNVGRGRGGGRGAVWKSEGSHRGGNSRWKAQRVNTTSAPNFHISGPSNYGGRNIKTGNLGPSRGRGPAWRSKGPNRGGSNSGQQGSSNFTLAEQQIHAQVDPIMKEVKRIIRESRDGIKLSGDDEKFIVENILMYHPEKEKKMAGNNNYIMVAKHQKFHSSRCLYVASSDGPPTDFSYKKCLENMIRIHYPHEASSFCRKYFQ; from the exons ATGGAGACGGCAATGGAGGCCGGCGATGACCCTGCGTTCGTCGCGGAGGGCACCGTCACCAGCATCAGGCTCACCGTCGCCTCAAACCAGGAGATCGTACGTAATTGCCACGCATTTCTTCTCCTCTTTCACTCCAACCAATCATGGCCTCTTCGTCGTCTCCTCCCCCTCCTTCTTCATAGCAGAACAGCAG GTCATTTCGGGTTCATCAAGCTGCCCGTGTCCGTCTACCACCCAAGCCATATCACCGAGCTGACGAAGATACTCAACATGATCTGCTTCAGCTGCCTCCAGTTCAAGAACTGCAAG AAACAgaaaagtgtggaaaaggagagcaACTTCACCTCATGTTCATACTGTCAG GATCTCCCACCAATCCATGTTGCAAAAGTCAAGAAATCCAATGGAGCCCTTACCTTGGAGCTGAGAGTGCCATCCAGGAAAGAACTGGAAGAGGGATTTTGGAGCTTCCTCGATCAATTTGGCTTTCACACGAAGGGCAGCTCTCACTGCCGTCGTTTATTCGCAGAAGAG GTTCGGAAAATAATGGAGAAGATCTCTGAAAAAACAAGAAGGCAGATTGCTGCTAAGGGATATATTCTTCAGGATGGATTTGTGATGAGCAATCTCCCTGTTCCACCAAACTGCCTCCGCGCTTACAATGTTTTAGATGAAACAATCATGTGCTCTCCG GATGCCTCCACAAACCTGCTGAGGAAAATCGTACTCAACGTACATAGAATCAACAACTCAAGGGTTGGCCCCCCAACCTTCAAAGAACATGAGGTGGAAGCAGATGATCTTCAGCTTGCCATTGCTGACTACATCAAGCATGCAGGAACAGCAAGG GGTCCTCAAGATATCACCTTTAAAAGTCTGCCTGCAACAAAACAATGGCAGCAAAAGATGAAGGCACTCTGCATCAGCAAGAGCTCAAGCTTCTCATGCCGTGGTGTGATCACGGGTGACCCATACATTCCTATGAATGTGGTAGGAGTTCCTGATGAAGTAGCAAGACGAATGTCGGTAGAAGAGCGTGTGACAGACTACAACATTGCTCAGCTGCAAGGCATGATGGATAGAGGTCTTTGCCTGACACATGAAGATGCTAATTCTATCACGCACTCCTTGGATGTGGGGAAAGCAAATAAGAAACGGACCATACTAAAGGTTGGTGAAACGGTCAACCGGAGAATTCTGGATGGAGATGCGGTATTTGTCAACAGGCCACCAAGCACCGACAAGCACTCAGTCCAAGCAATGTATGTCCGTGTACATACTGACCACACCATCAAGATCAACCCACTCATATGTGGCCCACTTGGAGCAGATTTTGATGGCGACTGTGTCCACATTTTCTTCCCAAGGTCAGTGTCAGCAAGGGCTGAAGCTATAGAGCTCTTCACGGTGGAGAAGCAGCTGGTCAGCTCTCACAATGCAAAGCTGAATTTTCAGCTCAAGAATGATTGCTTACTAGCTTTAAAGAAAATGTCTGCTAGAAAGTATTCCAGAATGGAGGCCAATGAACTTATAAATGCAATGTTCACGGCAGGGTTGATTCCCATGAAGCGACTATCAGGTGGACCAGAGTGGAGTTTCGCTCAGATTCTAGAGACAGTACTACCACAGGAAAATAAAATATTAATCAGAGACTTGGTTGCTGGCACTATTACCATCTCATCAGTTCTGTCCATGAAGAATCCAAGGGAGGCCATAGAATTTCTGAATCTTCTGCAGCCCCTACTAATGGAATCATTATTTACTGATGGTTTCAGCGTAAGCCTGAGAGACTTCAATGTCCAGAATCCAATACCACAGACAATACAGCATCAGACACTTGATCTTGACAAGTTACGGAAACCAATTGTGGACTTCATTACTTCTTCTGACATTCGCTTCTTGGTTGACCAAAAGAGAGATTCAGCCATGACCAAAGTAGTGGAGCAGATTGGTTTCTTGGGACATCAGCTGCAGCGCAACGGAAGATTATATTCTGGCAGCTTGGTAGAGGATTGCGTATCCAAGTCGCTAAGCAAGTGCGGCAGCAGCACCAATGGTTGCCATCCTTTGGAGGCACATGGTTTTGTCAGGAACTCATTTTGCAATGGACTGAACCCATATGAGGACCTACTCCATTCAATATCTGCAAGGGAGAAGACAATACGCGCATCTAAAGGACTTGTGGAGCCGGGCGTTCTCTTCAAGAACATGATGGCAATGCTCCGAGATGTTGTAGCATGCTATGATGGAACCATAAGAAACTCGTGCGGAAATTCAGTTGTCAAGTTTGACTCGACAGACTCATCCAGTTCTGTGACACCAGGAGATCCCGTTGGTATCTTGGCAGCCACTGCAGTTACGAATGCTGCATACAAGGCAGTGTTAGACCCAAATCAGAATAACATGGCCTCATGGGACTCAATGAAG GAAGTACTACTTACAAGAGCTGGCTCTAGGAATGAAAATGACCAAAAAATAATTTTGTATCTGAACAAATGCTCCTGCGGCAATAATTTTTGCATGGAAAGAGCATCGCTCGCAGTTCAAGCCTGCTTAAAGAGGACCAAAGTAGAAGACTGTGCTACTGAGTTCTCAATCCA TTATCAACAACAAAATATTCAAGCAACACATTGTCTTGTTGGCCACATTCACCTTGACAAG AAGCAACTGGATGAAATGAACATAAGTATGCAAGGTATTCTTCAGAAATGCCAGGAAGAAATATATAGATGCGGAAAGAAGAAGGGGCAGGTGAATCAACTTATGAAGAGAGTTGTGATCTCAAG CGAATATATGTGCTACcaggatgcagatgacgaagaacaGGTCTCCTGTTTGCAGTTTTTCCTGACAAAAAGTGTCACCACACAATCTGAATCTTCTGCGCGAGTTGTCCAGTTGATGGCCAATACCATTTCTCCTATACTCCTGGACACAATCATAAAAG GTGATCCACGAGTTCAGGAGGTGAACATAATATGGGTTGAACCACAAGACACGTGTTGGGTCCAGAACTCCGGTACAGAGCAGAAGGGCGAACTGGCGCTGGTAATCACAATGGATAAAGACTCAACTGGGGAGAGTGGTGATGTCTGGGGAACAGCAATGGATGCATGCATCCCTGTGATGGATCTGATCGACACTACCAGGTCTGTGCCCTACAGCATCCAAGGAGTTCGGGAAGGGTTTGGAATTTCCTCTGCCTTTGGTCGAGTCACACAG CACCTTTCCAAGGCAGTTGGAATGGTTACAAAATCAGTTCTTGAAGAACACCTGACTACTGTTGCAAGCAGCATGACCTGCACAGGTAACTTGCATGGCTTCAACAGCTATGGTTACAAGGCCACATTCAAGGCCCTCAAGATACAGGCACCCTTCATGAAGGCTACACTCGCT AGGCCATTGCAATGCTTCGAGGAGGGTGCAGAGAAGGTCTATTCTGATCAGTTGGATAGTGTTGTGTCTACCTGCTCTTGGGGCAATCCTGCACCAATTGGGACCGGTTCAGCCTTCAAAATCCACTGGAATGATGAGAACATG TTAGCAGGCAATGAGAACCTTGGAGGGTATGGTTTATATGAATTCCTCACAGACGTAGAAACAACAAGAGCCACTGAAGATAATATAATTGTTCCATACGGTTCCTGCTTGTATGATGTTGACAACCTTGAAGAAGATGAAATCGAAGAGGATGGAGTCTTATGTTTGGGAGGAAACAGTCCAATCTCTTGGACAGACAGGCCAAAAGCAAATCTCCTGTTGCATGATCTTCAAGGTTGGAGGGCTGAACAAGGGCACCAAAAGGTGCCAGCTGCAAATtggcaacatggtaaacatgtcgcCACAGAGTCAAGTGCCACTGGTGGATGGAACCAGAGCAGTTCTACCACGAAAGTTTATCAGAGAAGGCAACGTAATAGTAATTGGAGCTCAGATGTAATGCAACAAGATGGTAACCCAAGTTGGAACAAAGCATATGTGGCAGGCCCGAGCAACACTGCCATTACAGGGCCAACAAGCGGCACTAGTGGATGGAATCAGAGCAGATCTACCACGAAAGTGTATCAGAGAAGGCAGCGAGATGGTAATTGGACCTCAGATGCAACACAAGAAGATGGTAACCCAAGTTGGAAGAAAGCAAATGTGGCAAGCCAGGGCAACTTTGCCATTACAGGTCCATCTAGCTCTGGTGGATGGAGTAGAAAGACCAATAATGTTGGTAGAGGTCGAGGTGGTGGTAGAGGTGCAGTGTGGAAATCAGAGGGATCACACCGTGGAGGTAACAGTAGGTGGAAAGCCCAAAGAGTCAATACCACAAGCGCCCCGAACTTCCACATTTCAGGACCATCCAACTATGGTGGACGGAACATCAAGACCGGCAATCTTGGCCCAAGCCGTGGCAGAGGACCAGCATGGAGATCAAAGGGACCAAACCGGGGAGGTAGCAATAGTGGACAACAAGGGAGTTCAAACTTTACACTAGCGGAACAGCAGATCCATGCACAAGTTGATCCAATCATGAAAGAAGTAAAGAGGATCATCCGTGAATCAAG GGATGGCATCAAGCTTTCTGGAGATGATGAGAAGTTCATTGTTGAAAATATTCTCATGTACCACCCAGAGAAGGAAAAGAAGATGGCAGGGAATAACAATTACATAATG GTTGCTAAGCATCAAAAGTTCCATAGCTCCAGGTGCTTGTACGTCGCATCCTCAGATGGCCCTCCTACAGATTTCTCCTACAAGAAGTGCCTAGAGAACATGATCAGGATTCACTACCCACATGAAGCAAGTTCATTCTGCAGAAAGTACTTCCAGTGA